One part of the Patescibacteria group bacterium genome encodes these proteins:
- the tsaD gene encoding tRNA (adenosine(37)-N6)-threonylcarbamoyltransferase complex transferase subunit TsaD: MYILGIETSCDETAASIIKADSQGKMAVLSNIISSQIDIHKKYGGVIPEIAAREHILNILPVIDESFKKAGIGPEKINLIAVTKGPGLITSLIVGAETARTLASVWKKPMIGINHIEGHIYSNFIAPHRTIKFPALVLTVSGGHTLLVIMKEHNQYKMIGETLDDAAGEAYDKGAKMLGLGYPGGPIISQLAAEYKKMGQKSNLIFPRPMLHAKNFDFSFSGLKTSLLYQLKKDKNWKKRINEYCFAYQEAIIDILVKKTLKAADKYNIRTIMLAGGVSANGALREKFIQELDKKRLFLVPDLQYTTDNASMIAAAAYFRYQKAKNWKIPSLKVDANYKLS; the protein is encoded by the coding sequence ATGTATATTTTAGGCATAGAAACCAGCTGCGACGAAACCGCCGCCTCTATCATTAAAGCTGATTCCCAGGGGAAAATGGCTGTTTTATCAAACATCATATCCTCACAAATAGATATTCATAAGAAATACGGAGGAGTAATTCCTGAGATTGCCGCCCGGGAACATATTCTAAATATTCTGCCAGTAATAGATGAATCATTCAAGAAAGCTGGTATAGGCCCAGAAAAGATTAACCTAATAGCCGTTACCAAGGGGCCGGGACTAATCACCTCCCTAATTGTCGGTGCTGAAACGGCTCGGACCCTAGCTTCGGTCTGGAAAAAGCCTATGATAGGCATCAACCACATAGAGGGTCATATCTACTCTAATTTCATAGCTCCCCACCGAACCATTAAATTTCCGGCCTTAGTTCTAACTGTTTCTGGCGGCCACACCCTCTTAGTTATTATGAAGGAGCATAACCAATACAAGATGATCGGGGAAACTCTAGATGACGCCGCTGGAGAAGCTTATGACAAAGGCGCTAAGATGCTAGGGCTCGGTTATCCAGGCGGTCCGATTATCTCTCAATTAGCGGCTGAATACAAAAAAATGGGACAAAAATCAAATTTGATATTTCCTCGCCCTATGTTGCATGCTAAAAACTTTGATTTTTCCTTTTCTGGACTAAAAACATCCCTTCTATACCAACTCAAAAAAGACAAGAACTGGAAAAAGAGGATTAATGAGTATTGTTTTGCCTATCAAGAAGCGATTATTGATATATTAGTTAAAAAAACTCTCAAAGCCGCCGATAAATATAATATTAGAACTATAATGCTGGCCGGAGGCGTTTCGGCTAACGGGGCTCTACGGGAAAAATTCATTCAAGAACTAGATAAAAAAAGGCTTTTCTTAGTTCCAGATCTCCAATATACCACTGATAACGCCAGTATGATCGCGGCGGCGGCCTACTTCCGCTACCAAAAAGCCAAGAATTGGAAAATTCCCAGCCTCAAAGTTGACGCTAACTATAAATTATCATAA
- the ychF gene encoding redox-regulated ATPase YchF: protein MSLSIGIVGLPNVGKSTLFNILTKKGVEAANYPFCTIDPNVGVVKVPDFRLDKLAEVSKPAKIIHATIEFVDIAGLVAGASQGEGLGNKFLAHIRECDAICEVIRDFQDKNIIHVTGKIDPESDRETINLELILADLATVEKRLDKTRRDSKSGDKELIWQGQILEKINKQLSDSRPARDLEFSPEEMIFVKTLNLLSIKPLIYLLNIDENHESDKFSHPGEELIKINVRLENEIANLPEEEQAEYIKELGLAQSGLDKLIQSSYRILGLETFFTTGADESRAWTIKKGTIAPQAAGVIHTDFIKGFVRAEVINWEKFINAGSEARAKESGLVRTEGKDYVVQDGDVCHFLINK from the coding sequence ATGTCCCTATCAATCGGTATCGTCGGTTTGCCCAACGTCGGCAAATCAACCTTATTTAATATTCTAACTAAAAAGGGTGTAGAAGCAGCCAATTACCCCTTCTGCACCATCGATCCTAATGTTGGCGTCGTTAAAGTCCCTGATTTTCGCTTAGACAAACTAGCAGAAGTATCTAAACCAGCTAAAATAATCCACGCTACCATCGAATTCGTGGATATCGCCGGCTTAGTGGCCGGGGCCAGCCAAGGAGAGGGCTTGGGTAACAAATTCTTGGCCCACATCCGGGAATGCGACGCTATCTGCGAAGTAATCAGGGATTTTCAAGACAAGAACATTATTCACGTTACAGGCAAAATAGATCCAGAAAGCGACCGAGAAACCATTAATCTAGAGCTCATCTTAGCGGATTTAGCTACAGTGGAGAAACGCTTAGACAAAACTAGACGTGATTCTAAAAGCGGGGATAAAGAATTAATCTGGCAGGGACAAATCTTAGAAAAAATTAATAAACAGCTAAGCGATAGCCGGCCAGCCAGGGATTTAGAGTTTAGCCCCGAAGAAATGATATTTGTGAAAACTTTAAACCTATTAAGCATCAAACCCCTAATTTACCTGCTTAATATCGATGAAAACCATGAAAGCGATAAGTTTTCCCATCCCGGAGAAGAATTAATCAAGATCAATGTTCGGCTAGAAAATGAAATAGCTAATCTGCCAGAAGAAGAACAGGCAGAATATATAAAAGAGCTGGGCCTAGCTCAAAGCGGACTAGACAAACTAATCCAAAGCTCCTACCGCATTCTTGGCCTAGAAACATTTTTTACGACCGGAGCGGATGAGAGCCGGGCTTGGACTATAAAAAAAGGAACTATCGCTCCTCAGGCAGCTGGGGTCATCCACACCGACTTCATTAAGGGCTTTGTCCGGGCAGAAGTAATCAATTGGGAGAAATTCATTAATGCCGGCAGCGAAGCTAGAGCCAAGGAATCAGGTCTGGTACGTACTGAAGGCAAAGATTACGTGGTTCAAGATGGAGATGTCTGCCACTTCCTGATAAACAAATAA
- the uvrA gene encoding excinuclease ABC subunit UvrA: MPDNLIKIRGARVNNLKNIDIDLPRHKLIVVTGLSGSGKSSLAFDTIYAEGQRRYVESLSSYARQFVNLLDKPELDLIEGLSPAIAIDQRTVGHNPRSTVGTITEIYDYLRLLFAKIGIPYCPNCQIKLKKIKDLKPSTNRNGKITGNKRSEWSYACEQCSHQLLNLKPKDFSFNSNYGACPDCLGLGVKLEIDPNLVLNTNLSIAEGAIKPWRHFNLANQTSFLSDLRVKLESRQLDLNRPIKNFSKTELDFLLFGDDDFFGLIKMLKQRYQETKSGFIKSEIEKCMRETSCPTCHGQRLKPAVLAVKIDGLSIYDLADKNVSQLKSFLSTLIAGAKNLNGQAEIVAPIIGEMIKNLEFLEKVGLDYLSLTRSAASLSGGEAQRIRLASQVGSTLSGVLYVLDEPSIGLHQRDNDKLIAMLKNLRDNDNTVIVVEHDAAMMLAADHLVDIGPGAGQMGGHIIYSGQPAGIKDCPESLTGKYLSGIKQIPARDNFRPGKKQSLKIIGASEHNLKNIDVEIPLGKLVAITGVSGSGKSTLMTDILANVLKQKFYRAKALPGKHRSIEGLDNIDKVIDIDQSPIGRTPRSNPATYTGAFTYIRDLFAVLPESKLKGYGAGHFSFNVAGGRCENCAGDGVIKVDMQFLSDIYLTCDVCGGKKFKPEILEINYKGKNIYDVLEMTVSEALPFFKEISALYQKLLTLDSVGLGYIKLGQSATTFSGGEAQRIKLATELSRRATGKTLCILDEPTTGLHFADIERLLKVLNMLVDQGNTVLIIEHNLDVIKAVDWIIDLGPEGGDKGGYIAAEGSPQQVAQAKNSYTAKYLKEILGK, from the coding sequence ATGCCAGATAATTTGATTAAAATTCGCGGAGCGCGCGTTAATAACTTAAAAAATATAGATATTGACCTGCCCCGACATAAGCTGATTGTCGTCACCGGTTTATCTGGTTCAGGCAAATCATCATTAGCTTTTGATACTATTTATGCCGAAGGCCAGCGTCGCTATGTTGAATCTTTGTCTTCTTATGCCAGGCAATTCGTCAATCTGTTAGATAAGCCAGAATTAGATCTAATCGAAGGATTGTCTCCGGCAATCGCTATCGATCAAAGGACAGTAGGGCACAATCCTCGTTCCACAGTGGGGACGATAACAGAGATATATGATTATTTGCGTCTCTTGTTCGCTAAAATCGGGATTCCATACTGTCCTAATTGTCAGATAAAATTAAAGAAAATCAAAGATTTGAAGCCGAGCACTAATAGGAATGGGAAAATTACGGGCAATAAGCGTAGCGAGTGGTCCTATGCCTGTGAACAGTGCTCGCATCAGCTTCTCAATCTAAAACCCAAAGATTTTTCTTTTAATTCTAACTATGGAGCTTGTCCTGATTGCCTGGGCCTCGGTGTGAAATTAGAGATCGATCCAAACTTAGTGCTGAACACTAATCTCAGTATTGCTGAGGGAGCCATTAAGCCTTGGCGTCACTTCAACCTTGCCAATCAAACCTCTTTTTTAAGTGATTTGAGGGTTAAACTCGAAAGCCGTCAGCTTGACCTGAACCGCCCTATTAAGAATTTTTCTAAGACCGAGCTGGATTTCCTTCTTTTCGGGGATGATGATTTTTTTGGTTTGATAAAAATGCTCAAACAGCGCTACCAAGAGACTAAGTCGGGCTTCATAAAGTCAGAGATCGAGAAATGTATGCGCGAAACATCTTGCCCAACCTGTCATGGACAGCGTTTGAAGCCAGCCGTCTTGGCAGTGAAGATAGATGGTCTCTCGATTTATGATCTAGCGGACAAGAATGTCAGCCAACTCAAGTCGTTTCTCAGCACCCTTATAGCTGGCGCTAAAAATTTGAACGGTCAAGCGGAAATAGTCGCCCCGATTATTGGCGAAATGATTAAGAATTTAGAATTTTTAGAGAAAGTCGGCTTAGATTATCTGAGTTTGACCCGCTCGGCCGCCAGTTTATCAGGCGGTGAAGCCCAGCGTATCCGTTTGGCCTCTCAAGTCGGGTCGACTCTAAGCGGAGTCCTTTACGTCTTGGATGAGCCATCAATCGGCTTGCACCAGAGAGATAATGATAAGTTGATAGCGATGCTAAAAAATCTCCGGGATAACGATAATACTGTTATTGTGGTCGAACATGATGCCGCTATGATGTTAGCGGCTGATCATTTAGTTGATATCGGTCCGGGCGCCGGCCAGATGGGCGGACACATCATATATAGCGGCCAGCCGGCTGGCATCAAGGATTGCCCAGAATCTCTAACCGGGAAATATTTGAGCGGCATTAAGCAAATTCCGGCTAGGGATAATTTTCGGCCTGGTAAAAAGCAGAGCCTGAAGATTATCGGCGCTAGTGAGCATAATCTGAAAAATATCGATGTCGAGATTCCTCTCGGTAAGCTGGTGGCGATTACTGGTGTTTCCGGTTCTGGCAAATCTACCTTGATGACTGATATCTTAGCCAACGTTCTGAAGCAGAAATTTTATCGAGCTAAGGCCTTGCCAGGCAAGCACCGGTCGATTGAAGGTTTGGATAATATCGACAAGGTGATTGATATTGATCAGTCGCCGATTGGCCGGACACCCCGGTCTAATCCAGCTACCTATACCGGGGCGTTTACTTATATTCGCGACTTGTTCGCTGTTTTGCCAGAATCTAAGTTGAAAGGCTATGGCGCTGGGCATTTTTCTTTTAATGTAGCTGGCGGCCGTTGTGAAAATTGTGCTGGAGATGGAGTGATAAAAGTCGATATGCAGTTCTTGAGCGACATTTATCTAACTTGTGATGTTTGTGGTGGTAAAAAATTTAAGCCAGAGATTCTAGAAATAAACTACAAAGGCAAGAATATCTACGATGTTTTAGAGATGACGGTGAGCGAAGCTTTGCCTTTTTTCAAGGAAATTTCTGCTTTGTACCAGAAGCTGTTGACTCTAGACTCGGTCGGACTCGGCTATATCAAGTTAGGGCAGAGCGCAACTACTTTTTCTGGTGGTGAGGCGCAGAGGATCAAATTAGCCACCGAATTATCACGCCGAGCGACCGGTAAGACTCTGTGCATTTTAGACGAACCGACTACCGGTCTGCATTTTGCCGATATCGAAAGATTATTGAAAGTGTTGAATATGCTGGTTGACCAGGGTAATACCGTCCTGATTATTGAACATAACCTTGATGTAATTAAGGCGGTTGATTGGATTATAGATCTTGGTCCAGAAGGTGGCGATAAGGGTGGTTATATCGCCGCAGAAGGAAGTCCTCAGCAAGTAGCTCAAGCTAAAAATAGTTATACAGCTAAATATCTTAAGGAAATTTTAGGAAAATAA
- a CDS encoding phosphatidylserine/phosphatidylglycerophosphate/cardiolipin synthase family protein — protein MKYKFYKTSLKAWDGMLKAIDLAQKSIYIEMYIFLADTNNTHDFLGRLKAKAQSGVEVVIVADYFGSFDLKNSDVNDLKAAGVEFLFFSHWLRRNHRKFVIIDDKIAFLGGVNIKEKTRYWNDLNIRIEGKIVKPILKSFAYAYRMAGGRKASILIHQKAALSQKIKSWLLDNWTSRKNSYYLNNYYRQKIIEAKSLIQITTPYLLPPRWLIALFDEAIRRGVNIEIIIPKFTDVGPLNKINYINACRLSSLGVKFYFLPFMNHAKIMLIDGVEGVVGSPNIDILSFGLNMEAGVFFRQKNLIADLEKILAKWKKEGEFFQNPRPLMKTSDRFLVFMLKLFYPIF, from the coding sequence ATGAAATATAAATTTTATAAAACTTCGCTCAAGGCCTGGGATGGGATGCTTAAAGCGATTGACTTAGCCCAGAAATCCATTTATATAGAAATGTATATCTTTTTAGCTGATACCAATAACACCCACGATTTCTTGGGCAGGCTCAAGGCTAAGGCTCAGTCAGGGGTGGAGGTTGTGATTGTGGCTGATTATTTTGGCAGCTTTGATTTGAAAAATTCTGACGTTAATGATTTGAAGGCGGCCGGTGTGGAATTCCTGTTTTTTAGCCATTGGCTGAGGCGTAACCATCGTAAATTTGTGATTATAGATGATAAGATAGCTTTTCTGGGGGGCGTTAATATTAAAGAAAAAACCCGTTACTGGAACGATTTAAATATTCGGATCGAAGGTAAAATCGTAAAGCCGATTTTAAAATCTTTTGCCTATGCCTATCGCATGGCCGGGGGCCGCAAAGCATCCATCTTAATCCATCAGAAGGCGGCTTTATCCCAAAAAATAAAGTCCTGGCTGCTTGATAACTGGACTAGCCGTAAGAATTCATATTACCTTAATAATTATTATCGGCAGAAGATAATTGAGGCCAAGAGCCTTATCCAGATAACCACCCCCTATCTTTTGCCGCCGAGATGGCTGATTGCCTTGTTTGATGAGGCTATCCGGCGCGGGGTTAATATCGAGATTATCATACCTAAGTTTACAGACGTCGGGCCTTTGAATAAGATTAATTATATCAATGCTTGCCGTTTGTCATCTTTGGGGGTAAAATTTTATTTTCTGCCTTTTATGAACCACGCCAAAATTATGTTAATCGATGGCGTGGAAGGCGTAGTCGGTTCTCCTAATATCGATATCCTTTCTTTCGGCCTTAATATGGAAGCAGGCGTCTTTTTCCGCCAGAAGAACTTAATTGCTGATTTAGAGAAGATTTTAGCTAAGTGGAAAAAAGAGGGAGAATTTTTTCAAAATCCACGGCCTCTCATGAAGACTAGTGATCGTTTTCTGGTTTTTATGCTGAAGCTCTTTTATCCAATTTTTTAA